In Roseiconus lacunae, the following proteins share a genomic window:
- a CDS encoding GNAT family N-acetyltransferase — protein sequence MITEKRDHARDKHRRSPSVQVWPVVASQIPDLVDIAAECFPDWQPQSLDWLVMIDVAHIWVAIEGDRVVGFMIYDADNDYVRLRSIAVTKSHRRHGIAREMLDTLFAQRIFARIGQVKCRCREDRLDAHLFLKSIGFVYFGLEHRAYPGGETAYWFRLKPEGQS from the coding sequence ATGATCACTGAAAAACGCGACCACGCCCGCGACAAGCATCGGCGCTCGCCATCGGTTCAAGTCTGGCCCGTCGTTGCATCCCAGATACCGGACCTCGTTGACATCGCCGCCGAGTGCTTTCCGGACTGGCAACCGCAATCGCTTGATTGGCTAGTCATGATCGACGTTGCCCACATTTGGGTAGCGATTGAAGGGGATCGCGTCGTTGGATTCATGATCTATGACGCCGACAATGACTACGTCCGTTTGCGATCGATCGCCGTCACCAAGAGCCATCGTCGACACGGCATCGCACGGGAAATGCTCGACACACTCTTTGCCCAACGAATCTTTGCGCGGATCGGCCAAGTCAAATGCCGATGCCGCGAAGACCGACTCGACGCGCATCTGTTCCTCAAATCGATTGGCTTCGTTTACTTCGGGCTTGAACATCGAGCCTACCCAGGCGGCGAAACCGCCTACTGGTTTCGCCTTAAACCGGAGGGACAATCGTGA
- a CDS encoding type II toxin-antitoxin system HicB family antitoxin, whose protein sequence is MNQVPISFASARDQAVDMIGQNMRWVAAYRQVYAIGELIDRLFPDPAARGLFERSDENGNVLEQLAHLRAIDRSKASAVEPQRILTIRLPESMHHRLARESDALEISLNRLAISKLLEPALPEHIPSGGKRLGRRCRASSSDPSAERR, encoded by the coding sequence ATGAACCAAGTGCCAATCAGCTTCGCCTCGGCACGCGATCAAGCTGTCGACATGATCGGGCAAAACATGCGATGGGTCGCCGCCTATCGCCAGGTCTACGCGATCGGCGAATTGATCGATCGGCTGTTCCCCGATCCCGCCGCCCGCGGATTATTTGAACGCAGCGACGAAAACGGCAACGTCCTGGAACAACTGGCCCACCTTCGGGCAATCGACCGGTCAAAGGCTTCCGCCGTCGAACCGCAACGCATCCTCACGATTCGGCTGCCAGAATCGATGCACCATCGATTGGCCCGTGAATCTGATGCGTTGGAAATCAGCTTGAACCGGCTCGCGATCAGCAAACTCCTTGAACCGGCCCTGCCCGAACACATTCCAAGCGGCGGCAAGCGTCTGGGACGCCGTTGCCGGGCTTCCTCGTCCGATCCATCAGCCGAACGGCGTTAG
- a CDS encoding site-specific integrase, which produces MIDHDSANPGRSTTITALANRSLGLVFWTLLANLAPVAPAQDHAQRTIRRLMHLPVHHTGPGSQTRDQRITAIRRPLETTDPRDLRPIPAPALPPIGDVGPSILDPVPLDDAPQNDDRDPKDNAMELRVIMDDHDHRQDAENECPDLTLRQAYTTYLAPGLKSRRAKSTTSDYTNAIAHWEAFIAGCASTASTRAPETVPLSVPIDAVSQIRDDHLNQFGRWLTAEISPASDPTCESAKPTRRMAISTAEKQWKKIRAILRRLGPREKGNNKGVGLLEFVPTMDPIAELAQADDDGGEPVDLTDKELARLYDACDVATWPDANASLQWRTYIVLCVCVGARVEDSATMTTGDFRLFPESPLKRSTRRCESGWLVFTPEKTRRHKGRLIVPLAPCLRSHIDACLSSHGQLFTWDSSLQRPFRRQWDRIVDQAGLSHVKRKHLRSTATNRWGRAGSKIGDPDLGKWVLGHAARDVNERNYMQRERDLIEAAPLLEVPECFQRSPSDRPRQPFLF; this is translated from the coding sequence ATGATCGATCATGACTCGGCCAACCCAGGCCGATCGACCACGATCACAGCCCTGGCAAATCGCAGCCTGGGCCTCGTCTTTTGGACTCTTCTGGCCAATCTGGCCCCGGTCGCACCGGCCCAGGATCACGCACAACGCACGATCCGGCGCCTGATGCACCTACCCGTTCATCACACCGGACCCGGTTCACAAACCCGCGATCAACGTATCACCGCGATCCGTCGACCGCTGGAAACCACCGACCCGCGTGACCTCCGGCCGATACCGGCCCCCGCCTTGCCACCGATCGGCGACGTCGGACCCTCCATCCTGGATCCCGTGCCGCTTGATGATGCACCCCAAAACGATGATCGTGATCCCAAGGACAATGCGATGGAATTGCGCGTCATCATGGACGACCACGATCATCGGCAGGACGCCGAAAACGAATGCCCCGACCTAACCCTGCGCCAGGCGTACACGACCTACCTGGCACCGGGGCTGAAAAGCCGAAGGGCGAAATCGACCACATCCGACTACACCAACGCGATCGCCCACTGGGAAGCGTTCATCGCCGGGTGCGCGAGTACTGCTAGTACTCGCGCACCCGAGACCGTGCCCCTATCCGTCCCAATCGACGCAGTTTCACAAATTCGGGACGATCACCTGAACCAATTCGGGCGATGGCTTACGGCGGAGATTTCCCCGGCGTCTGATCCAACGTGTGAATCAGCCAAGCCCACTCGGCGCATGGCCATCAGCACCGCCGAGAAGCAATGGAAGAAAATCCGGGCCATCCTTCGTCGACTCGGTCCCCGTGAAAAGGGCAACAACAAAGGCGTCGGACTGCTCGAATTCGTCCCCACCATGGACCCCATTGCTGAGCTCGCCCAGGCCGACGACGATGGCGGTGAACCGGTCGATCTGACCGACAAAGAGCTCGCTCGACTGTACGATGCCTGCGACGTCGCCACCTGGCCCGATGCAAACGCCTCCTTGCAATGGCGAACCTACATCGTGCTATGCGTTTGCGTCGGTGCACGCGTCGAAGACAGCGCCACCATGACCACCGGCGATTTTCGGCTCTTCCCCGAAAGCCCGCTCAAACGATCCACCAGGCGATGCGAATCCGGATGGTTGGTCTTCACACCGGAAAAGACTCGTCGTCACAAAGGCCGATTGATCGTTCCCCTGGCTCCCTGTCTGCGATCACACATCGACGCATGCCTTTCATCGCACGGCCAACTCTTCACCTGGGATAGCAGCCTGCAACGCCCCTTCCGTCGCCAATGGGATCGCATCGTCGACCAAGCCGGCCTGTCACACGTCAAACGCAAACACCTGCGATCGACCGCAACCAACCGCTGGGGTCGAGCCGGCAGCAAGATCGGCGACCCGGACCTTGGCAAATGGGTCCTTGGTCACGCCGCCCGCGATGTCAACGAACGCAACTACATGCAACGCGAACGCGACCTAATCGAAGCCGCCCCGTTGCTTGAAGTCCCCGAGTGCTTCCAGCGATCGCCCAGCGACCGGCCACGGCAACCGTTCCTGTTTTGA
- a CDS encoding helix-turn-helix domain-containing protein — translation MIVPTTVSKSQLDELRDIIIDHLEESGETVGDFAKRAGVHRNLVQLLKTGDYPSSPTLEKCIRLLEACGKTWIIVDK, via the coding sequence ATGATCGTGCCAACTACAGTCTCTAAAAGCCAACTTGACGAACTCCGTGACATCATCATCGACCACCTAGAAGAGTCGGGTGAGACCGTCGGCGACTTTGCCAAGCGGGCAGGTGTGCATCGCAACCTTGTCCAACTTTTGAAGACTGGCGATTACCCAAGCTCACCAACCCTAGAAAAATGCATTCGCCTTTTGGAGGCGTGTGGAAAGACCTGGATCATCGTGGATAAATGA
- a CDS encoding serine/threonine-protein kinase: MNNSRDLSGSDDQSRDDATTGNQRQEAQDDSSKQFFFDADKPVLGDANAIDATLQTKAHETVSPDQQRRLPVTLEPTTRHDSLGRLGHYEVLNIIGRGGMGVVARAFDEQLHRNVAIKVMSDRLMTSERARKRFLREARAAASVNHPNVVTIHAVAQKDGIPYLVMEFVDGQSLLERINNDAPMCYEDVLRIGAQIASGLAAAHRHGIIHRDVKPGNVMLEDGIERVKLSDFGLARLLVENSDLTSMGDMVGTPSYMSPEQVDGEELTEASDLFSLGCVLYAMFRGRSPFQAGSTYASAARVRGFEPPPVSSFVEGIPPEFDQLMSTLFSKHAKGRPKTAKQVADLLLQWSAQSHQQRMPSHRLYPLRPRPWYRLDFSSDTTLKWIAAVLLLCSGSLIFAAIWLANRPEITADQVAETTEPTATEVLADGIIDVGAADGEVATFQEAVGFLSPNTLIRFSGERHFGPFELFDPVNHAGVTFQGKKGTVLVGPAGEPVVRISGVPDVKLRGIEVRASGMQIAMRVSGQCPGLSLKKMHFVSNNPAAHRVELVRFDFGASGTKASPIVIEECQFDSGAVGLVIGSHDATESPVRHLHVHHNHLHGESLQYGIPLVIQGQVRSVLVERNWLSRGKGGMSFLFPVSRAAEHVVVRYNTISQVDVGLYLNGSELDQDFRFDDNLIVDASALHTVNRPISEYFQWFAENQWIKTTSLATPEISQCFYVESSDVVKSLDPNASEYLEPANPDAKVIAGFYARSR; the protein is encoded by the coding sequence ATGAATAACTCACGGGATCTTTCTGGCTCGGATGACCAGAGCCGGGACGACGCGACGACAGGGAATCAACGGCAGGAGGCTCAAGACGATTCGAGCAAGCAGTTCTTTTTCGACGCGGACAAGCCTGTCTTGGGGGATGCAAACGCGATTGATGCGACACTGCAAACCAAGGCTCACGAGACGGTTAGTCCAGACCAGCAACGACGTTTACCGGTAACGCTTGAGCCGACGACGCGCCACGATTCACTAGGGCGACTGGGGCACTACGAAGTCCTGAATATTATCGGCCGAGGTGGTATGGGCGTCGTCGCGCGTGCTTTCGATGAGCAATTGCATCGGAATGTGGCGATTAAGGTGATGTCGGATCGCCTGATGACCAGTGAACGCGCCCGGAAGCGTTTTTTGCGTGAAGCGCGTGCGGCGGCAAGCGTGAATCATCCCAACGTGGTGACCATTCATGCGGTCGCTCAGAAAGATGGTATCCCGTATCTCGTCATGGAGTTTGTCGACGGACAATCGCTCTTAGAGCGAATTAATAACGATGCCCCGATGTGCTACGAAGACGTTTTACGGATCGGTGCACAAATTGCATCCGGGTTAGCGGCAGCCCATCGGCATGGGATCATTCACCGTGATGTCAAACCGGGCAACGTGATGTTGGAAGACGGCATCGAACGCGTCAAGTTGTCTGATTTCGGGTTGGCTCGATTGCTTGTCGAAAACTCTGACCTGACCAGTATGGGCGATATGGTGGGGACACCTTCTTACATGTCACCGGAGCAAGTCGATGGAGAAGAATTGACCGAGGCAAGCGACCTCTTTAGCCTGGGCTGTGTTTTGTATGCGATGTTTCGTGGGCGAAGTCCGTTTCAGGCAGGGTCGACGTATGCTAGTGCGGCGCGCGTTCGAGGTTTCGAGCCTCCGCCCGTGTCGTCATTTGTCGAAGGCATCCCACCGGAATTTGATCAGCTGATGTCAACGCTGTTCAGCAAACATGCCAAAGGGCGACCGAAGACGGCCAAGCAGGTTGCCGACCTCTTGTTGCAATGGTCCGCGCAGTCGCATCAACAGCGGATGCCCAGTCATCGACTCTATCCACTTCGCCCGCGACCTTGGTACCGCTTGGATTTCAGCTCAGATACGACTCTGAAATGGATAGCCGCAGTCCTGTTGCTCTGCAGTGGATCGTTAATTTTCGCCGCGATCTGGCTTGCAAATCGCCCCGAAATCACCGCCGACCAAGTCGCCGAAACGACTGAGCCGACGGCAACCGAAGTCTTAGCCGATGGGATTATCGATGTCGGGGCGGCCGATGGTGAGGTGGCTACTTTTCAAGAAGCGGTCGGGTTTCTATCACCGAATACGCTGATACGGTTTTCAGGTGAGCGACACTTCGGGCCGTTCGAGTTGTTCGATCCGGTCAATCACGCGGGCGTGACCTTTCAAGGCAAGAAAGGCACTGTTTTGGTTGGCCCGGCAGGGGAACCCGTGGTGCGGATTTCTGGTGTCCCGGACGTCAAGTTACGGGGAATAGAGGTCCGGGCAAGCGGGATGCAAATCGCCATGCGAGTTTCGGGGCAATGTCCGGGGCTCTCGCTCAAGAAGATGCACTTTGTTTCAAATAATCCTGCGGCGCACCGGGTTGAGTTGGTTCGGTTTGATTTCGGTGCATCTGGAACGAAAGCGTCACCGATTGTGATCGAAGAATGCCAGTTCGACTCCGGCGCGGTCGGATTAGTCATCGGATCGCATGACGCTACCGAATCGCCGGTTCGTCATCTGCACGTGCATCACAATCATCTCCATGGTGAGTCGCTGCAGTATGGTATTCCGTTGGTCATCCAAGGACAGGTACGTTCTGTATTAGTCGAACGCAACTGGCTGTCACGTGGCAAGGGTGGGATGAGTTTTCTGTTTCCTGTCTCACGCGCCGCCGAACATGTCGTCGTTCGGTACAACACTATCTCGCAGGTCGACGTCGGCTTGTACTTGAATGGCTCGGAATTAGATCAGGATTTTCGGTTCGATGATAATCTCATCGTCGATGCGTCGGCGCTGCATACTGTCAATCGGCCGATCTCGGAATATTTTCAGTGGTTCGCGGAAAATCAATGGATCAAGACAACTTCTCTCGCGACTCCAGAAATCAGTCAGTGTTTTTATGTCGAATCATCCGACGTCGTCAAATCTCTTGATCCGAATGCGTCAGAGTATTTGGAACCGGCCAATCCCGATGCCAAAGTTATTGCGGGTTTTTACGCGAGATCTCGTTAA